The following are from one region of the Oncorhynchus masou masou isolate Uvic2021 unplaced genomic scaffold, UVic_Omas_1.1 unplaced_scaffold_2282, whole genome shotgun sequence genome:
- the LOC135533194 gene encoding reduced folate transporter-like, whose translation MVNKDAMVSGDRAVEEEAELELKETSPGEPDPEVSLPPPEDPSDGQTKTARTWELSVVFLCFYGFMVQLKPGEPFITPNLLSMEKNFTREQVTNEINPILSYSYMAVLVPVFLLTDVLRYKPVLVLSSLSHVAIWLLLLLGSSLLEMQFMEFFYGITMAARVAYSSYIFSLVTPELYQRVASYSRSCVLMGVFASSVLGQVLISVGRLSFATLSVVSLALVSFGLVLSCCLPWPKRSLFFNRAHHAAQRNLQEQAAAQSELARMKQGEADLGSGDTPSLAPLSSGSSWRDSVFIQMLTELRNMPRRPSLRLWSLWWVFNSAGYYLVLLYVHVLWNKVYPATENKHVYNGGVEAVSTLLGAITSFAAGFVKIRWNVWSELVIGVITALQAGLLLLMGTTSNIWVCYVAYSLFRGFYQFLVPIAIFQIASSLTKELCALVFGVNTFLATVLKTIITLIVSDKKGLGLDVHSQFLVYFFYFALLTVIYLGCAAWVIIHHYRNQSAGGRGDTDQATPTELCSVPSNPSEMEPLSNGNNVKA comes from the exons ATGGTGAACAAAGACGCTATGGTGAGTGGGGACAGGGCTGTGGAGGAAGAGGCTGAACTGGAGCTGAAGGAGACCTCCCCTGGAGAGCCTGACCCTGAGGTGTCTCTTCCCCCACCTGAGGACCCCTCAGACGGCCAGACCAAGACCGCCCGGACCTGGGAGTTGTCGGTGGTGTTCCTGTGTTTCTATGGGTTTATGGTGCAGCTGAAGCCTGGGGAGCCCTTTATAACACCAAACCTGCTCAGCATGGAGAAGAACTTCACCAGGGAACAG GTGACCAATGAGATCAACCCGATTCTGTCCTACTCCTACATGGCGGTGCTGGTGCCAGTCTTCCTCTTGACAGACGTCTTGCGTTACAAGCCCGTCCTGGTCCTCTCCAGCCTCAGCCACGTGGCCatctggctcctcctcctcctgggctCCTCTCTCTTAGAGATGCAGTTCATGGAGTTCTTCTACGGCATCACCATGGCAGCACGCGTGGCTTACTCCTCCTATATCTTCTCCCTGGTCACCCCAGAGCTCTACCAACGCGTGGCCAGCTACTCACGCTCTTGCGTCCTCATGGGGGTGTTTGCCAGCTCGGTGCTGGGCCAGGTGCTGATATCCGTGGGCAGGCTCTCCTTCGCCACGCTCAGTGTTGTCTCCTTGGCCTTGGTGTCCTTCGGCCTGGTGCTCTCCTGCTGCCTGCCCTGGCCCAAGAGGTCCCTGTTCTTCAACAGGGCCCACCACGCTGCCCAGAGGAACCTCCAGGAGCAGGCTGCCGCCCAGTCAGAGCTGGCCAGGATGAAGCAGGGTGAAGCGGACTTGGGTTCAGGTGACACACCCTCCCTGGCCCCCCTCAGCTCTGGTTCCTCCTGGAGGGACTCAGTGTTTATTCAGATGCTGACGGAGCTGAGGAACATGCCGCGGAGGCCCAGCCTGAGACTGTGGAGCCTGTGGTGGGTATTCAACTCCGCTGGCTACTACCTGGTGCTGTTGTACGTCCATGTCCTGTGGAACAAGGTGTACCCCGCCACGGAGAACAAACACGTCTACAACGGAGGGGTGGAGGCTGTCTCCACACTACTGG GTGCGATCACGTCATTTGCAGCGGGCTTCGTGAAGATCCGCTGGAACGTGTGGTCTGAGCTGGTGATCGGCGTCATCACTGCTCTACAGGCTGGCCTGCTGCTCCTCATGGGGACCACCAGCAACATCTGGGTCTGCTATGTGGCCTACTCCCTCTTCAGGGGTTTCTACCAGTTCCTCGTGCCCATCGCCAT TTTCCAGATCGCCTCGTCGCTCACCAAGGAGCTGTGTGCCCTGGTGTTTGGGGTCAACACTTTCCTGGCGACCGTTCTGAAGACCATCATCACCCTCATCGTCTCTGACAAGAAGGGTCTGGGACTAGACGTGCACTCccag TTCCTGGTCTACTTCTTCTACTTTGCCTTGCTGACGGTTATCTACCTGGGCTGTGCTGCCTGGGTCATCATTCACCACTACAGGAACCAATcggcaggagggagaggggacacagacCAGGCCACGCCCACTGAGCTATGTTCCGTACCATCAAACCCCTCAGAGATGGAACCTCTGTCCAATGGGAACAATGTGAAGGCCTGA